In Ostrea edulis chromosome 4, xbOstEdul1.1, whole genome shotgun sequence, a single window of DNA contains:
- the LOC125668152 gene encoding uncharacterized protein LOC125668152 produces the protein MMNNAVVLTLLCLSRTVFCWIGHVENTSKLITRYIEHCGSESVCSVTDEYNVSSKETLTPRGCPACSCTDECDENDICCPDISVSTCVQTKYHVNYGKFIGEKRFKMVTSCPQMKNSSMADSCIVHIDHTNFLHQSPVFSIKTNKTYINIQCSKCHGENQIIPWVYYFSCNNIGFDPDSYSNTAMLWMGINQYDCSIDYTPPRNSTPAPCVTRSLVGECNTTGYWDEYDKDIEFACKNYWNQYGVFQNVFCFLCNIGAKQRNEFPAIENYDDNKSLNHCRHSELKKNCTLACEECFHNTTPADDGVLTFTDAWLAVSEEYDQTRNIYLADITVLSCDVTSIVENMLLMQNPTKDVTVLNDGVNLTSLYEEYVRSGGYQNWCHRDHQVDKVHPGFRARRHCLCGEDCYRVASCCPDAAYHQHRRCTPAFLGQGPNTERIGHSYYMISKCPISSKNTYLKDRCETLVDYDLFNIPVINVQTKETYKNVYCAVCHNQNDTTSQKFHDFKLWNVSLVCPRLLFPLFMSSMEAILRSAEKNNCSIYFTSTNIVETCTLDNDVAINKCNVTGMAMSVSESARRMCEEPTMNIMAKSRNYIYKNQICDMCNSAIYEDPISKCYLQNNLKRNSNPTFLYYCEHGDDDIQYYPFRNIFCKQCNLVSVATQDSELTYREIFAFVYIPNKVLEKSSEQCVEGYFKDVYENKCRELFCSRGKILKNNSCHYLVPNAQKAQYNVAWRVSISSNSKIYTVFLTLEYLQKFIQHEIHEGELQFDEQYVYSDKSCEFLKLLKPNATLDDAIIYLRITITNTRYPFHRMSLESHLLNFTRLSINFENVSLHFKESLEAWFLPILVRQQASDSSGCHIKIKNIFDTAVFAPDVNTLLTCTQIELSSNEYVYNEDYSSIYVARINKNFKINEFLKSKNGSVRICSNSYQLVQHSEFNSVPNTSFTTVLMVLTYISTIFSLLSLLLTFLIYCILSILRTIPGKNIMCFVFSLFFAQLFFLIRTRIDDKTFCTWVGGLTHYFWLSVFTCTNICCFHMFRSFVRNSLVYGDKSSDRKLFIRYILVAFSLPVLPIVINLILESFIDSDSFGYGGSKCFLVSSLALLLLFILPLILQIVFNIVMFSFTYHNIRTTPRVQSSRERNEFSIFLKLFLLTGISWILMIVDGFFEVSPFTYLATIINGSQGIFLFISYVCNKKVFIMLKNRLCNGPRENVSTNTKMTFL, from the exons ATGATGAACAATGCAGTTGTTTTAACTCTTCTTTGTTTATCAAGAACAGTCTTTTGTTGGATTGGGCACGTAGAGAATACGTCAAAGCTAATAACAAGATACATAGAACATTGCGGCAGTGAATCCGTCTGCTCTGTGACGGATGAATATAACGTTTCTTCAAAGGAAACTCTAACCCCTAGGGGCTGTCCCGCCTGTTCGTGTACTGATGAATGTGACGAAAATGACATATGTTGTCCAGATATATCTGTCAGTACCTGTGTTCAAACCAAGTACCATGTAAATTATGGAAAATTCATTGGAGAAAAACGATTCAAAATGGTCACTTCATGTCCACAAATGAAGAATTCTTCGATGGCGGACAGCTGCATTGTGCATATTGATCATACAAACTTTTTGCATCAATCACCAGttttttcaattaaaacaaacaaGACTTATATTAATATTCAGTGTTCTAAATGCCACGGAGAAAATCAAATCATTCCATGGGTCTATTATTTTTCATGCAATAACATAGGGTTTGATCCGGATAGTTATTCTAACACTGCCATGTTGTGGATGGGTATCAATCAATATGATTGTTCAATTGATTATACACCCCCCAGAAACAGCACACCAGCTCCCTGTGTAACACGCTCTCTGGTTGGAGAGTGTAACACTACAGGATATTGGGATGAGTACGATAAAGATATAGAAtttgcttgtaaaaattactGGAATCAATATGGGGTTTTCCAAAATGTATTCTGCTTTCTTTGCAACATAGGAGCAAAGCAAAGAAACGAATTTCCTGCAATAGAGAACTATGATGATAATAAAAGTTTAAATCACTGCAGACATAGTGAACTTAAAAAGAACTGCACCCTGGCATGCGAAGAGTGCTTCCACAACACAACTCCAGCAGACGATGGCGTATTAACGTTCACTGATGCATGGCTAGCAGTATCAGAGGAATATGatcaaacaagaaatatatATCTCGCTGATATTACAGTTCTGTCATGTGATGTAACTTCTATCGTGGAAAATATGCTATTGATGCAAAATCCGACCAAGGATGTAACAGTTTTAAATGATGGTGTCAATTTGACCTCATTGTACGAGGAATATGTCAGGTCTGGTGGTTATCAGAACTGGTGCCATCGTGATCATCAAGTAGATAAAGTACATCCTGGATTCAGAGCCAGACGACATTGTTTATGTGGTGAAGACTGTTACAGGGTTGCTTCTTGTTGTCCTGATGCAGCTTATCATCAACACAGAAGGTGCACTCCAGCATTTCTCGGTCAGGGTCCTAACACTGAACGTATTGGACATTCTTACTATATGATCAGTAAATGTCCAATTTCTAGCAAAAATACTTATCTGAAAGATAGATGCGAAACGTTGGTAGATtatgatttattcaacataCCAGTAATCAATGTGCAGACAAAGGAAACGtataaaaatgtctattgtgcTGTTTGTCACAACCAGAACGACACGACGAGTCAGAAGTTTCACGACTTCAAACTTTGGAATGTGAGTTTAGTTTGTCCCCGTCTCCTATTCCCGTTGTTCATGTCATCAATGGAGGCAATACTGCGATCTGCAGAAAAAAATAACTGTTCGATTTATTTTACGTCGACAAATATTGTAGAGACTTGTACTTTGGACAATGATGTGGCTATAAACAAATGCAATGTCACTGGTATGGCCATGTCTGTAAGTGAAAGTGCTCGAAGGATGTGTGAAGAACCAACGATGAATATAATGGCTAAATCTCGTAACTATATTTACAAGAACCAAATTTGTGATATGTGCAACAGTGCAATTTATGAAGATCctatttcaaaatgttatttaCAGAACAATTTGAAAAGGAATAGCAACCCTACATTTCTATATTACTGTGAACATGGCGATGATGATATACAGTATTATCCcttcagaaatatattttgCAAGCAGTGTAATCTTGTTTCGGTCGCAACTCAAGACTCGGAATTAACCTACAGGGAAATATTTGCTTTTGTATATATACCAAATAAAGTGCTTGAGAAGTCGTCGGAACAGTGTGTTGAGGGATACTTCAAAGACGTATATGAG AACAAATGCAGGGAATTATTTTGCTCAAGAGGAAagattctgaaaaataattcgTGTCATTATCTGGTACCGAATGCTCAAAAGGCTCAGTATAATGTTGCATGGAGAGTATCGATATCCTCAAATTCCAAAATTTATACTGTGTTTTTAACACTAGAATATCTCCAAAAATTCATTCAACACGAAATACACGAAGGAGAACTTCAGTTTGATGAACAATATGTCTATTCAGACAAATCTTGCGAGTTTTTAAAGCTTTTAAAACCAAACGCAACGTTAGATGATGCCATAATATATCTCCGCATCACTATCACGAACACGCGTTATCCATTCCACAGGATGAGTTTAGAATCGCATCTTTTAAACTTTACTCGTCTTTCAATCAACTTTGAAAACGTTTCTCTTCATTTCAAAGAGAGTTTAGAAGCATGGTTCCTCCCAATCCTTGTTCGACAACAAGCATCGGATTCTTCAGGTTGccacatcaaaattaaaaacatatttgataCCGCAGTCTTTGCGCCAGATGTCAATACTTTACTGACCTGCACACAGATAGAATTATCATCGAATGAATATGTCTACAACGAGGATTACAGTAGCATTTACGTAGCAAGAATTAACaaaaacttcaaaattaatgaatttttgaaaagtaaaaatggGAGTGTTCGAATTTGTTCGAATTCCTACCAGTTAGTCCAACACTCTGAATTCAATTCAGTACCAAACACATCTTTTACAACTGTTTTAATGGTGTTGACATACATCAGTACCATATTTTCACTTCTCTCATTGCTCTTAACATTCTTGATTTATTGCATTTTATCCATCTTGAGGACAATTCCGGGTAAAAACATCATGTGTTTCGTGTTTTCTCTTTTCTTTGCTCAGTTGTTTTTTCTAATACGAACTCGAATCGATGACAAAACTTTTTGTACTTGGGTAGGTGGTCTTACTCATTATTTCTGGCTATCCGTATTTACCTGTACAAACATCTGTTGTTTTCATATGTTTAGATCATTTGTTAGAAATTCCCTGGTTTATGGAGATAAGTCATCTGACAGGAAACTATTTATAAGATATATCCTCGTAGCTTTCTCCCTACCTGTTCTCCCCATTGTCATAAACTTAATTCTTGAATCCTTCATAGACTCTGACAGTTTCGGTTATGGCGGATCCAAATGTTTCCTTGTCAGTTCATTGGCTTTGCTTCTTTTGTTCATTCTTCCGCTTATTCTTCAGATTGTCTTTAACATAGTAATGTTTTCGTTCACTTATCATAATATTCGCACCACACCAAGAGTACAAAGTTCTCGGGAAAGGAACGAATTTTCTATTTTCTTAAAACTGTTTTTGTTGACTGGAATATCCTGGATTTTAATGATTGTGGATGGATTTTTTGAGGTTTCCCCTTTTACCTATCTAGCAACGATTATTAATGGGTCCCAAGGCATATTTCTGTTCATTTCTTATGTTTGTAATAAGAAAGTATTCATCATGCTGAAAAACAGATTATGTAATGGTCCACGGGAAAATGTTTCAACTAACACCAAAATGACTTTTTTATAA